One Dokdonia sp. Dokd-P16 genomic window carries:
- the hemB gene encoding porphobilinogen synthase: MLRRNRRLRTSEAIRSLVRETYITPNDFIVPLFVVEGKGVKEEINSMPGYYRYSLELIEKEVKELWSMGLKSVLLFVKVPDNLKDNSGTEALNSDGLMQRAIKTVKNACPEMVVMTDVALDPYSSFGHDGIVGNGEIINDDTAAVLAEMGLSHARAGADILAPSDMMDGRIFEMRTLLEDEGFYNTGIMSYSAKYASSFYGPFRDALDSAPVDLKDVPKDKKTYQMDFANRDEAIKETLMDIEEGADIVMVKPGLCYLDIVRDLREAVNVPIAVYQVSGEYAMLKAAAEKGWLDHDSVMMEQVIAIKRAGATMMASYFAKDVVKLIS; this comes from the coding sequence ATGCTACGCAGAAATCGCAGACTACGCACCTCAGAAGCTATACGCTCACTAGTGCGCGAGACATACATCACTCCTAATGATTTTATTGTACCACTCTTTGTTGTGGAAGGAAAAGGTGTAAAAGAAGAAATAAACTCTATGCCTGGATATTATAGGTATAGCCTTGAACTCATAGAAAAAGAAGTTAAAGAGTTGTGGTCAATGGGATTAAAATCTGTATTGCTTTTTGTAAAAGTGCCAGACAACCTTAAAGACAACTCTGGAACAGAAGCACTCAATAGTGACGGGCTCATGCAACGTGCTATTAAAACAGTAAAAAATGCATGCCCAGAAATGGTAGTGATGACAGATGTGGCACTAGATCCTTATTCTTCTTTTGGCCACGATGGGATTGTAGGTAACGGAGAGATAATAAATGATGATACCGCCGCTGTTCTTGCCGAAATGGGATTAAGCCACGCTCGCGCTGGTGCAGATATTCTCGCGCCAAGTGATATGATGGACGGTCGTATTTTTGAAATGCGCACATTGCTAGAAGATGAAGGTTTTTATAACACTGGCATTATGAGCTATAGTGCAAAGTATGCAAGTTCCTTTTATGGCCCTTTCCGTGATGCACTGGATAGTGCCCCTGTTGATCTCAAAGATGTTCCAAAGGATAAGAAAACATATCAGATGGACTTTGCAAATCGTGATGAGGCGATTAAAGAAACGCTCATGGATATAGAAGAAGGGGCAGATATCGTGATGGTAAAACCAGGATTATGCTACCTAGATATTGTGCGTGATTTGCGAGAAGCAGTAAATGTGCCTATTGCCGTATATCAAGTGAGTGGTGAGTATGCAATGCTCAAAGCCGCTGCCGAAAAAGGTTGGTTAGATCACGATAGCGTGATGATGGAACAAGTAATTGCCATTAAACGTGCAGGGGCAACTATGATGGCAAGTTACTTTGCAAAGGATGTCGTGAAGTTGATAAGTTAA
- a CDS encoding CNNM domain-containing protein — translation MGQLLLWATISIFFSFLCSILEAVLLSVTPTFINIKKNEGKAYAETLEELKKDVDKPLIAILTLNTLAHTVGAMMVGTVAADLYPEFIINLGFTEINFLGFVSALMTLLILIASEIIPKTIGAKFWKSLANFSAKTLTIMVASLKYTGILWLLQLFTRMVGGGGHHESVLSREDFTAMAQMAGEDGVFEESESKILNNLLTFKEVLTKDIMTPRTVIKMADASTTVADFFAENQSLRFSRIPIFEGTRDHITGIVLKSEVYREMALDKHSTTLKEIERPILVTKRNLPIPDLFDQLISTKNHIALVVDEYGTMSGLVTMEDVIETLLGLEIMDESDNVADLQTLARKNWQKRAKTLGLYDDKNSENTPSGS, via the coding sequence ATGGGTCAATTACTGTTGTGGGCAACTATATCAATCTTTTTTTCATTCTTGTGTTCTATACTTGAAGCTGTACTTCTAAGTGTGACACCTACTTTTATAAACATCAAGAAAAACGAAGGAAAAGCCTATGCCGAAACTCTTGAAGAACTTAAAAAAGATGTAGATAAACCACTTATTGCAATCCTTACCTTAAACACACTTGCCCATACTGTAGGTGCAATGATGGTAGGTACTGTTGCTGCAGATTTGTATCCAGAATTTATTATTAACCTTGGATTTACAGAGATTAACTTTCTTGGTTTTGTATCTGCACTTATGACGTTGCTTATTTTAATTGCAAGTGAGATTATACCTAAAACTATAGGTGCAAAATTCTGGAAGTCTCTTGCAAATTTCTCTGCAAAGACGCTCACAATTATGGTGGCCAGTTTAAAATACACCGGTATTTTATGGTTACTACAGCTTTTTACGCGTATGGTAGGTGGTGGCGGTCACCACGAGAGCGTGTTGAGCCGTGAGGACTTTACTGCAATGGCACAAATGGCAGGTGAAGATGGTGTTTTTGAAGAAAGCGAATCAAAAATACTTAACAACCTTCTTACATTTAAAGAGGTGCTTACTAAAGATATTATGACGCCTCGCACCGTGATAAAAATGGCAGACGCATCAACCACCGTTGCCGACTTTTTTGCTGAGAATCAATCATTACGTTTTTCTCGTATTCCTATTTTTGAAGGAACAAGAGATCATATCACAGGTATTGTTTTAAAAAGCGAAGTGTATCGTGAGATGGCTTTAGACAAACATTCAACTACTTTAAAGGAGATAGAACGTCCTATTCTTGTTACAAAACGCAATCTGCCTATTCCAGATCTATTTGATCAGCTTATTTCTACTAAAAACCATATAGCACTAGTAGTAGACGAGTATGGAACTATGAGCGGTCTTGTTACTATGGAAGACGTTATTGAAACTTTATTAGGACTAGAAATCATGGATGAAAGCGACAACGTGGCCGACTTGCAAACACTAGCTCGAAAAAACTGGCAAAAGCGTGCAAAAACCTTAGGTCTTTATGATGACAAGAACTCAGAAAACACACCTTCTGGCTCGTAG
- a CDS encoding DUF3291 domain-containing protein, with product MNYHLAQVNVARMKGVSINDPEMKDFRDHTDEVNTLAEQSKGFVWRDVFDENATPQPNALADEQVLINFSIWEDVESLRTYTYTTFHTAIMKRQKEWFQKYGEAHYALWWIEAGTTPTEKEAIERLEYLQKNGTSAHAFTFKEVFEKPV from the coding sequence ATGAACTACCATCTCGCTCAAGTTAACGTTGCCCGCATGAAAGGGGTCTCCATAAATGATCCAGAGATGAAGGATTTTAGAGACCATACAGATGAGGTAAATACACTTGCAGAGCAATCTAAAGGTTTTGTGTGGCGGGATGTTTTTGATGAGAATGCCACACCTCAACCCAATGCCCTAGCCGATGAGCAAGTGCTTATAAATTTCTCTATATGGGAGGATGTAGAGTCGCTTAGAACCTATACTTACACGACGTTCCATACAGCCATTATGAAACGCCAGAAGGAATGGTTTCAAAAGTATGGTGAAGCACATTATGCGCTATGGTGGATAGAAGCCGGAACCACTCCCACAGAAAAAGAAGCTATCGAACGACTAGAATATCTCCAAAAAAATGGCACTAGTGCCCATGCGTTTACTTTTAAAGAAGTTTTTGAAAAGCCTGTGTAA
- a CDS encoding HAD family hydrolase: MKKQELKAVLFDFDGTLVNSESLHFDAFNELLEPFNIQYSWEEYAETMAGKPAYYALEQIIKEHNLDIPFEETLKKKEALSYKNLRNSPVAFMPHAIETLNYYKDKGITLALVTGSDREMVDIIFGKEDLAHFFEITVTSSDVKDTKPSPESYLKALSDLGLQSENCIAIEDTHSGMTSAKDAGLQCLIVQHDTTQHKRLQRADALFSDLREARAHIEKHFSF; this comes from the coding sequence ATGAAAAAGCAAGAATTAAAGGCAGTACTTTTTGATTTTGACGGAACTTTAGTAAACTCAGAGTCGCTTCATTTTGATGCATTTAATGAGTTGTTGGAGCCGTTTAATATCCAATATTCTTGGGAAGAATATGCAGAAACCATGGCAGGAAAGCCTGCATATTATGCCTTGGAGCAAATCATTAAGGAGCACAATCTTGATATTCCCTTTGAAGAAACGCTTAAGAAAAAAGAAGCGCTGTCTTATAAAAACCTCCGTAACTCACCAGTTGCATTTATGCCTCATGCAATAGAGACGCTCAATTATTATAAAGATAAGGGAATCACCCTAGCACTTGTCACAGGAAGTGATCGTGAGATGGTAGATATTATTTTTGGCAAGGAAGATCTTGCACACTTTTTTGAGATTACAGTGACTTCCTCAGATGTAAAGGACACTAAACCTAGTCCAGAATCTTACCTCAAAGCACTTAGTGATTTAGGACTCCAGTCAGAAAATTGTATCGCCATAGAAGATACACACAGCGGTATGACTTCTGCAAAAGACGCAGGATTGCAGTGTTTGATAGTACAACATGATACCACACAACATAAAAGACTACAAAGAGCAGATGCACTCTTTTCAGATCTAAGAGAAGCACGAGCCCATATTGAAAAGCATTTTTCTTTCTAG